The proteins below come from a single Solea solea chromosome 6, fSolSol10.1, whole genome shotgun sequence genomic window:
- the tbc1d20 gene encoding TBC1 domain family member 20 isoform X2, with product MKTCRSVGASSQMNGQHDWDSRRKRKIADITQALSVSPVDVAALRRMAISEGGLLTDEIRCQVWPRLLNVPSQVLDQEPETVERENNKDYNQVLLDVQRSLRRFPPGMPDEQREGLQEELIDIILRVLKRNPQLHYYQGYHDIVVTFLLVLGERLATALVEKLSTHHLRDFMDPTMDNTKHILNYLMPIIERVNPEVHDFMQQAEVGTVFALSWLITWFGHVLSDFRHVVRLYDFFLACHPLMPIYFAAVIPQDLPYETLISRAGDLFVQFPPSELAKEASSHESVAASTFKDFDLASTQQRPDSVLRRRRKQKQAALESSAATSVVAVARPSAARRLVRLAVMGLTVALGAAALAVVNTALEWAPKLDLFP from the exons ATGAAGACATGCAGAAGTGTTGGTGCCTCGTCCCAAATGAATGGGCAACACG ACTGGGACAGCAGGCGAAAGAGGAAAATAGCGGACATCACTCAGGCCCTCAGCGTGAGTCCGGTGGATGTGGCAGCACTAAGGAGAATGGCTATAAGTGAAGGAGGACTGCTGACTGATGAGATCCGCTGTCAAGTGTGGCCTCGCCTACTCAACGTCCCCTCTCAGGTCCTGGATCAGGAGCCAG AGACGGTGGAGCGAGAGAATAACAAGGATTACAACCAGGTCCTGCTGGACGTCCAGCGTTCATTGCGGAGGTTTCCACCAG GTATGCCAGATGAACAAAGAGAGGGTCTCCAAGAAGAACTAATTGACATCATCCTCAGAGTTCTGAAACGTAATCCCCAGCTGCACTATTATCAGGGCTACCATGACATTGTTGTCACCTTCTTATTGGTCCTGGGAGAGCGTCTTGCAACTGCTCTAGTGGAAAAGCTCTCCACACATCACCTCAG GGACTTCATGGATCCCACAATGGACAACACAAAACATATTCTGAACTATTTGATGCCCATCATTGAGAGGGTTAACCCAGAGGTCCATGACTTCATGCAACA GGCTGAAGTGGGTACAGTCTTTGCTCTCAGTTGGCTGATCACCTGGTTTGGCCACGTCCTGTCAGACTTTCGCCACGTCGTCCGGTTGTATGACTTCTTCTTGGCCTGCCATCCTCTGATGCCTATCTACTTTGCTGCTGTG ATTCCCCAGGACCTGCCGTACGAGACACTCATCAGCCGAGCAGGAGACCTTTTTGTTCAGTTTCCTCCCTCTGAACTAGCTAAAGAAGCCTCCTCGCATGAAAG CGTGGCGGCCTCTACATTTAAGGACTTTGATCTTGCATCCACGCAACAGCGCCCAGACTCAGTTCTCCGTCGCAGGcgtaaacaaaaacaggcagCGCTGGAGAGCTCCGCAGCCACCTCAGTTGTAGCAGTGGCTCGGCCTTCGGCAGCACGGAGGTTGGTTCGATTGGCTGTCATGGGTCTGACAGTGGCTTTAGGGGCAGCAGCTCTCGCCGTGGTCAACACTGCCCTGGAGTGGGCTCCTAAACTAGACCTGTTTCCCTGA
- the tbc1d20 gene encoding TBC1 domain family member 20 isoform X1 — protein sequence MKTCRSVGASSQMNGQHDWDSRRKRKIADITQALSVSPVDVAALRRMAISEGGLLTDEIRCQVWPRLLNVPSQVLDQEPETVERENNKDYNQVLLDVQRSLRRFPPGMPDEQREGLQEELIDIILRVLKRNPQLHYYQGYHDIVVTFLLVLGERLATALVEKLSTHHLRDFMDPTMDNTKHILNYLMPIIERVNPEVHDFMQQAEVGTVFALSWLITWFGHVLSDFRHVVRLYDFFLACHPLMPIYFAAVIVLYREEEVLECECDMAMVHHLLSQIPQDLPYETLISRAGDLFVQFPPSELAKEASSHESVAASTFKDFDLASTQQRPDSVLRRRRKQKQAALESSAATSVVAVARPSAARRLVRLAVMGLTVALGAAALAVVNTALEWAPKLDLFP from the exons ATGAAGACATGCAGAAGTGTTGGTGCCTCGTCCCAAATGAATGGGCAACACG ACTGGGACAGCAGGCGAAAGAGGAAAATAGCGGACATCACTCAGGCCCTCAGCGTGAGTCCGGTGGATGTGGCAGCACTAAGGAGAATGGCTATAAGTGAAGGAGGACTGCTGACTGATGAGATCCGCTGTCAAGTGTGGCCTCGCCTACTCAACGTCCCCTCTCAGGTCCTGGATCAGGAGCCAG AGACGGTGGAGCGAGAGAATAACAAGGATTACAACCAGGTCCTGCTGGACGTCCAGCGTTCATTGCGGAGGTTTCCACCAG GTATGCCAGATGAACAAAGAGAGGGTCTCCAAGAAGAACTAATTGACATCATCCTCAGAGTTCTGAAACGTAATCCCCAGCTGCACTATTATCAGGGCTACCATGACATTGTTGTCACCTTCTTATTGGTCCTGGGAGAGCGTCTTGCAACTGCTCTAGTGGAAAAGCTCTCCACACATCACCTCAG GGACTTCATGGATCCCACAATGGACAACACAAAACATATTCTGAACTATTTGATGCCCATCATTGAGAGGGTTAACCCAGAGGTCCATGACTTCATGCAACA GGCTGAAGTGGGTACAGTCTTTGCTCTCAGTTGGCTGATCACCTGGTTTGGCCACGTCCTGTCAGACTTTCGCCACGTCGTCCGGTTGTATGACTTCTTCTTGGCCTGCCATCCTCTGATGCCTATCTACTTTGCTGCTGTG ATAGTGCTgtacagagaggaggaggtgttGGAGTGTGAATGCGACATGGCCATGGTTCATCATCTGCTCTCTCAGATTCCCCAGGACCTGCCGTACGAGACACTCATCAGCCGAGCAGGAGACCTTTTTGTTCAGTTTCCTCCCTCTGAACTAGCTAAAGAAGCCTCCTCGCATGAAAG CGTGGCGGCCTCTACATTTAAGGACTTTGATCTTGCATCCACGCAACAGCGCCCAGACTCAGTTCTCCGTCGCAGGcgtaaacaaaaacaggcagCGCTGGAGAGCTCCGCAGCCACCTCAGTTGTAGCAGTGGCTCGGCCTTCGGCAGCACGGAGGTTGGTTCGATTGGCTGTCATGGGTCTGACAGTGGCTTTAGGGGCAGCAGCTCTCGCCGTGGTCAACACTGCCCTGGAGTGGGCTCCTAAACTAGACCTGTTTCCCTGA